One Helianthus annuus cultivar XRQ/B chromosome 12, HanXRQr2.0-SUNRISE, whole genome shotgun sequence genomic region harbors:
- the LOC110894204 gene encoding cell division cycle protein 123 homolog — protein MKEEELNRCQIQEWYPRFKSTSIKTVIHELPESFINYLLDDSGPFLLPLSVSDNDALPNRIHNPEDEQDYTITSDNESEQTSPPPPPPPSFPELESQINESIKTLGGAIFPKLNWSSPKDSAWISPNASLKCTSFSEITLLLKSSDSLVHDLCHAYDSCTNCNIKRPARFFLALRKWYPSLHPEMEFRVFVRNHVLVGISQREVTGFYPSLTKKKPVLESLIKDFYSKKVNMKFESESYTFDVYVRTDDEVKLLDFNPWCEFTLPLLFTWEELESELLSREPELRIVEGQCGVRPGLKTAVPYDYLDTSEGSGWDQFLRNADEELRRQTRSAGG, from the coding sequence ATGAAAGAGGAAGAATTGAATAGATGTCAAATTCAAGAATGGTATCCGAGATTCAAATCCACATCCATAAAAACCGTGATCCACGAGCTTCCCGAATCCTTCATCAACTATCTTCTCGACGATTCAGGCCCTTTTCTTCTACCATTGTCCGTTTCCGACAACGACGCGTTACCCAACAGAATCCACAACCCCGAAGACGAACAAGACTACACAATAACATCCGATAACGAATCCGAAcaaacatcaccaccaccaccgccaccaccctcTTTCCCAGAACTCGAATCACAAATCAACGAATCAATCAAAACCTTAGGTGGGGCCATCTTCCCGAAACTCAACTGGAGCTCACCCAAAGACTCCGCGTGGATCAGCCCGAACGCGAGTCTCAAATGCACCTCGTTTAGCGAAATCACACTTCTGCTTAAATCATCTGACTCGCTTGTTCACGACCTCTGTCACGCTTACGATTCGTGCACCAACTGTAACATCAAGCGGCCCGCCCGTTTTTTTCTCGCTCTTCGAAAATGGTACCCGTCTCTACACCCGGAAATGGAATTTCGTGTCTTCGTACGTAACCATGTTTTAGTCGGGATCTCCCAACGAGAAGTCACCGGATTTTACCCGAGTTTGACCAAGAAAAAGCCCGTTCTTGAATCGTTGATAAAAGACTTTTATTCAAAAAAGGTGAATATGAAATTCGAGTCAGAAAGTTACACGTTTGATGTTTACGTGAGAACGGATGATGAAGTTAAGCTTCTGGATTTCAACCCGTGGTGCGAGTTTACGTTACCGTTATTGTTTACGTGGGAGGAACTGGAATCTGAGCTGTTGAGTCGTGAACCGGAGTTGAGGATTGTGGAGGGTCAATGTGGAGTTAGACCGGGTTTGAAGACTGCGGTTCCTTACGATTATTTGGATACAAGTGAAGGAAGTGGCTGGGATCAGTTTTTGAGAAACGCGGATGAGGAGCTGCGGCGGCAGACACGGTCAGCTGGTGGTTAA
- the LOC110894205 gene encoding transmembrane 9 superfamily member 7: MERRTSNRLLSVIFTAIVFFISSSESFYLPGVAPRDFQRGDSLQVKVNKLSSTKTQLPYEYYYLNYCKPKHIQNSAENLGEVLRGDRIENSVYTFSMNEEQPCKVGCRIKLDAGSAKKFKESIDDEYRVNMILDNLPVAVLRQRRDGVQSTTYEHGFRVGFKGNYAGSKEEKYFINNHLSFRVMYHKDLETDSARIVGFEVTPNSISHEYKDWDEKNPQLTTCNQNTKNIIQGSTVPQEVDTNKEVVFTFDVTFKESDIKWASRWDTYLLMNDDQIHWFSIINSLMIVLFLSGMVAMIMMRTLYRDIANYNQLDTQDEAQEETGWKLVHGDVFRAPEYSGLLSVYVGTGVQLFGMTLVTMIFASLGFLSPSNRGGLMTAMVLLWVFMGLFGGYASARIYKMFKGTEWKKNTLKTSFMFPGILFAIFFVLNALIWGEKSSGAVPFGTMIALVCLWFGISVPLVFVGSYLGFKKPAIEDPVKTNKIPRQVPEQAWYMKPVFSILIGGILPFGAVFIELFFILTSIWLNQFYYIFGFLFIVFVILIITCAEITVVLCYFQLCSEDYHWWWRAYLTAGSSALYLFLYSIFYYFTKLEISKLVSGILYFGYMLIASYAFFVLTGTIGFYACLWFVRKIYSSVKID, encoded by the exons ATGGAGCGAAGAACCTCCAATCGATTACTGTCGGTTATCTTCACAGCAATCGTCTTCTTCATCTCATCTTCAGAATCATTCTATCTTCCCGGTGTTGCTCCTCGTGATTTTCAACGA GGTGATTCTCTTCAAGTTAAAGTCAACAAGCTTTCTTCTACAAAAACACAACTTCCTTATGAATACTATTACTTGAACTACTGTAAGCCAAAGCACATTCAAAACAGTGCTGAAAATTTGGGGGAGGTGCTCAGAGGTGACCGCATCGAAAATTCAGTTTACACG TTTTCTATGAACGAGGAACAACCATGCAAAGTCGGTTGCCGCATAAAGCTTGATGCTGGATCTGCAAAAAAGTTCAAAGAAAGCATTGATGATGAGTACCGCGTTAACAT GATTTTGGATAACCTTCCAGTTGCTGTTCTTAGACAAAGACGGGATGGTGTTCAGTCAACCACTTACGAGCACGGTTTTCGTGTCGGTTTTAAAGGAAATTATGCTGGG AGCAAAGAGGAAAAGTATTTCATCAATAATCATCTCAGCTTTAGAGTCATGTATCACAAGGATCTTGAAACCGATTCTGCTCGAATCGTTGGATTCGAAGTTACTCCAAACAG TATCAGCCACGAGTATAAAGATTGGGATGAAAAGAACCCACAACTCACGACTTGCAaccaaaataccaaaaacatAATTCAAGGAAGCACGGTACCGCAAGAAGTTGATACAAATAAAGAGGTGGTATTCACATTTGATGTTACTTTCAAG GAGAGCGATATCAAATGGGCTTCACGTTGGGACACGTACCTCCTTATGAACGACGATCAAATCCATTGGTTTTCAATAATCAACTCCTTGATGATAGTCCTTTTTCTTTCTGGAATGGTAGCCATGATCATGATGAGAACGCTTTACAGAGATATCGCAAACTATAATCAGTTAGATACACAAGACGAAGCTCAAGAAGAAACCGGGTGGAAACTTGTTCACGGAGATGTCTTCAGGGCTCCTGAATATTCGGGATTACTCTCGGTTTATGTCGGGACTGGCGTCCAGCTTTTCGGAATGACACTTGTCACCATGATATTCGCATCTCTAGGGTTCTTATCACCATCTAACCGTGGTGGCCTTATGACCGCCATGGTTCTGTTATGGGTTTTTATGGGACTGTTCGGTGGTTACGCCTCTGCACGAATTTACAAAATGTTCAAGGGCACAGAGTGGAAAAAGAACACGTTAAAAACATCGTTTATGTTTCCCGGTATTTTATTCGCAATTTTCTTCGTCTTGAACGCATTGATTTGGGGCGAAAAATCATCCGGAGCCGTACCGTTTGGAACCATGATTGCTCTGGTTTGCTTATGGTTCGGGATATCCGTCCCGTTAGTCTTCGTGGGCAGTTACTTGGGTTTCAAGAAACCCGCGATCGAAGATCCGGTGAAAACAAACAAAATCCCACGACAAGTACCCGAGCAAGCTTGGTACATGAAACCCGTGTTCTCAATTCTGATCGGTGGAATCCTTCCTTTTGGCGCGGTTTTCATCGAGTTATTCTTCATCTTGACATCCATATGGTTGAACCAGTTCTACTACATATTCGGGTTTCTTTTCATCGTGTTTGTGATCTTGATCATTACTTGTGCCGAGATAACAGTCGTGTTATGTTACTTCCAATTATGTAGTGAAGATTACCATTGGTGGTGGCGGGCGTATTTGACAGCTGGCTCATCCGCGCTGTACCTTTTTCTCTACTCGATCTTCTACTATTTCACCAAATTGGAAATCTCAAAGCTGGTTTCGGGTATTCTCTACTTCGGGTACATGTTGATTGCTTCGTATGCTTTCTTTGTGTTGACCGGTACCATCGGTTTCTACGCTTGTTTGTGGTTTGTGCGCAAGATATATTCATCTGTGAAGATAGACTGA